The following proteins are encoded in a genomic region of Phalacrocorax carbo chromosome 2, bPhaCar2.1, whole genome shotgun sequence:
- the RNF152 gene encoding E3 ubiquitin-protein ligase RNF152, with amino-acid sequence METLSQDSLLECQICFNYYSPRRRPKLLDCKHTCCSVCLQQMRTSQKDLRCPWCRGITKLPPGYSVSQLPDDPEVIAVIAIPHTSEHTPVFIKLPSNGCYMLPLPLSKERALLPGDIGCRLLPSSQQKSLAVVTIPAEQQPLQGSLPAEGGPEEPDRRGVVKSSTWSGVCTVILVACVLVFLLGIVLHNMSCISKRFTVISCG; translated from the coding sequence ATGGAGACCTTGTCCCAGGACTCTCTGCTGGAATGCCAGATTTGCTTCAACTACTACAGCCCCCGCCGGCGGCCCAAGCTCCTGGACTGCAAGCACACTTGCTGCTCGGTGTGCCTGCAGCAGATGAGGACCAGCCAGAAGGACCTGCGGTGCCCCTGGTGCCGCGGGATCACCAAGCTCCCGCCGGGGTACTCTGTGTCGCAGCTGCCTGATGACCCCGAGGTGATTGCCGTCATTGCAATCCCCCACACCTCAGAGCACACCCCTGTCTTCATCAAACTCCCCAGCAATGGGTGCTACATGCTGCCCTTGCCCCTCTCCAAGGAGAGGGCACTGCTGCCAGGAGACATTGGCTGCCgcctcctgcccagcagccagcagaagTCCCTGGCGGTGGTGACGatcccagcagagcagcagccgcTGCAGGGCAGCCTTCCTGCTGAGGGGGGACCAGAGGAGCCGGACCGGAGAGGCGTTGTGAAAAGCTCCACCTGGTCAGGGGTTTGCACTGTGATCCTGGTGGCCTGCGTCCTGGTCTTTCTCCTGGGCATCGTCCTCCACAACATGTCATGCATTTCCAAGCGCTTCACGGTGATCTCCTGTGGttga